The following coding sequences lie in one Apium graveolens cultivar Ventura chromosome 3, ASM990537v1, whole genome shotgun sequence genomic window:
- the LOC141712902 gene encoding uncharacterized protein LOC141712902 isoform X1, translating into MRNATRCGLWWAEMLKTRDQCKEAATLYFRISGELGVFEMSQSGLQAVQNPGEIFLGEPQIDTEEFTGQVVAVMMDGSQSFIVVVQICRYFSDPQNYFQDNDHYARNKLKVVLFPILDKVNQKAKRPDPSQRRIRGP; encoded by the exons ATGCGTAATGCTACACGGTGTGGCCTCTGGTGGGCAGAAATGCTGAAGACAAGGGACCAGTGTAAAGAAGCTGCCACTTTGTACTTCCGTATCTCTGGTGAG CTTGGAGTTTTTGAAATGTCTCAATCAGGATTGCAAGCTGTTCAAAACCCTGGTGAGATATTTTTGGGTGAGCCGCAAATAGATACAGAAGAATTTACAGGACAAGTTGTTGCTGTAATGATGGATGGTTCTCAATCTTTTATTGTAGTAGTTCAG ATATGTAGGTATTTCTCTGATCCCCAAAACTATTTTCAAGACAATGACCATTATGCGAGGAACAAATTGAAGGTCGTTCTTTTTCCGATCCTGGACAAA GTGAATCAAAAGGCTAAGCGACCAGATCCTTCCCAGCGCAGAATTAGGGGACCTTAA
- the LOC141712902 gene encoding uncharacterized protein LOC141712902 isoform X3, whose amino-acid sequence MRNATRCGLWWAEMLKTRDQCKEAATLYFRISGLQAVQNPGEIFLGEPQIDTEEFTGQVVAVMMDGSQSFIVVVQICRYFSDPQNYFQDNDHYARNKLKVVLFPILDKVNQKAKRPDPSQRRIRGP is encoded by the exons ATGCGTAATGCTACACGGTGTGGCCTCTGGTGGGCAGAAATGCTGAAGACAAGGGACCAGTGTAAAGAAGCTGCCACTTTGTACTTCCGTATCTCTG GATTGCAAGCTGTTCAAAACCCTGGTGAGATATTTTTGGGTGAGCCGCAAATAGATACAGAAGAATTTACAGGACAAGTTGTTGCTGTAATGATGGATGGTTCTCAATCTTTTATTGTAGTAGTTCAG ATATGTAGGTATTTCTCTGATCCCCAAAACTATTTTCAAGACAATGACCATTATGCGAGGAACAAATTGAAGGTCGTTCTTTTTCCGATCCTGGACAAA GTGAATCAAAAGGCTAAGCGACCAGATCCTTCCCAGCGCAGAATTAGGGGACCTTAA
- the LOC141712902 gene encoding uncharacterized protein LOC141712902 isoform X2: MRNATRCGLWWAEMLKTRDQCKEAATLYFRISGELGVFEMSQSGLQAVQNPGEIFLGEPQIDTEEFTGQVVAVMMDGSQSFIVVVQICRYFSDPQNYFQDNDHYARNKLKVVLFPILDKRVNTLDNCTGESKG, encoded by the exons ATGCGTAATGCTACACGGTGTGGCCTCTGGTGGGCAGAAATGCTGAAGACAAGGGACCAGTGTAAAGAAGCTGCCACTTTGTACTTCCGTATCTCTGGTGAG CTTGGAGTTTTTGAAATGTCTCAATCAGGATTGCAAGCTGTTCAAAACCCTGGTGAGATATTTTTGGGTGAGCCGCAAATAGATACAGAAGAATTTACAGGACAAGTTGTTGCTGTAATGATGGATGGTTCTCAATCTTTTATTGTAGTAGTTCAG ATATGTAGGTATTTCTCTGATCCCCAAAACTATTTTCAAGACAATGACCATTATGCGAGGAACAAATTGAAGGTCGTTCTTTTTCCGATCCTGGACAAA cGTGTAAACACGCTTGATAATTGTACAGGTGAATCAAAAGGCTAA